In Bythopirellula goksoeyrii, a single window of DNA contains:
- a CDS encoding Gfo/Idh/MocA family protein: MKIGIIGAGTIGQKHAAAARQAGADIAWVVDKNEAAGQSLAQEYQASYCSSPDRIWEDDSLTAVVIGVPNFLHKSFAIEALEAGKDVLLEKPMSLSLDDCQLIAQVAEASQRVLQIGFVHRYTGVGKLAKQLSVSGKLGEIYSAKANLFLRRNVPGLGKWFTTKELSGGGAMIDVGVHLIDLACHIMDFPEVESVMGQTFETFGRRMESYHYEDMWAGPPSLSGICDVEDAAQALVRFTNGSTLELHVAWAGNYPRKFFPDSVMGFFGDQAGIGFELFGNEVQFTSELDGKVVDESLTVEDGDFFLEQFQDFQRSVETRVVQGADYKEACAVQAIVDAIYSSRTRQTALSL, encoded by the coding sequence ATGAAGATAGGCATTATTGGAGCAGGGACAATCGGACAAAAACATGCCGCCGCCGCCAGGCAAGCCGGAGCTGATATCGCATGGGTAGTCGATAAGAATGAAGCCGCTGGTCAGTCATTGGCCCAAGAATACCAGGCTAGCTATTGTTCAAGTCCAGATCGCATTTGGGAAGATGATTCCCTCACTGCAGTCGTTATCGGCGTGCCTAATTTCCTGCACAAGTCATTTGCGATCGAGGCTCTAGAAGCCGGAAAAGATGTTCTACTTGAAAAGCCGATGTCCCTCTCGCTCGATGATTGTCAGCTAATTGCCCAAGTAGCTGAAGCATCTCAGCGCGTATTGCAAATTGGATTCGTACATCGCTACACCGGCGTGGGCAAATTGGCGAAGCAACTATCGGTTTCAGGCAAACTAGGTGAGATCTATTCTGCCAAGGCCAACCTGTTCTTGCGCCGAAATGTACCAGGTTTAGGTAAGTGGTTCACTACCAAAGAACTCTCAGGCGGAGGTGCTATGATTGACGTCGGAGTCCATCTTATCGACTTAGCATGTCACATCATGGATTTTCCAGAGGTCGAGTCTGTAATGGGTCAAACATTCGAAACTTTTGGGCGCCGGATGGAATCCTACCATTATGAGGACATGTGGGCTGGCCCCCCCAGCCTGTCAGGCATTTGCGACGTGGAAGATGCCGCTCAAGCACTGGTCCGATTCACGAACGGTTCCACTCTCGAACTACATGTGGCATGGGCAGGTAATTATCCCCGTAAGTTCTTTCCTGATTCCGTAATGGGATTTTTTGGTGATCAAGCGGGCATTGGATTTGAATTGTTTGGCAACGAAGTTCAGTTCACCTCAGAACTCGATGGCAAGGTTGTAGACGAGTCTCTCACCGTAGAAGATGGCGACTTTTTCCTCGAACAGTTTCAAGACTTTCAACGAAGCGTTGAAACTCGTGTTGTACAAGGGGCAGACTACAAAGAAGCCTGCGCGGTGCAGGCGATTGTCGACGCAATCTATTCCTCCAGAACACGTCAAACAGCCCTCTCCTTGTAA
- a CDS encoding response regulator codes for MAKASILIVEDDPSLGEVLDYNLRQEGYQVDLSRDGQQGLRHAREHCPDLIVLDLMLPMIDGLEVCRQLRADPNTKDLSILMLTARSEESDELVGFTVGADDYVTKPFSVKVLLQRINALLRRKDKGNADREILVSQGIMIDRVRHRATAGGIALDLTPSEFGLLSALIRQPGRAFSRAELIDSALGDDAIVLERTIDVHIRSLRKKLAAHADLIQTVRGIGYRLRDPTDLVLT; via the coding sequence ATGGCAAAGGCAAGCATACTAATAGTTGAAGACGATCCTTCCTTAGGGGAGGTTCTCGACTACAATCTCCGGCAAGAAGGCTACCAAGTAGACCTCAGTCGTGACGGACAGCAAGGTCTGCGACATGCTCGCGAGCATTGCCCTGATCTGATTGTACTTGATCTCATGCTACCCATGATCGATGGACTAGAAGTCTGTCGGCAGTTGCGTGCTGATCCCAACACAAAGGATTTGTCGATCTTAATGCTCACAGCTCGCTCAGAAGAAAGCGATGAGCTAGTCGGCTTCACCGTGGGAGCCGACGACTATGTCACCAAGCCGTTCAGTGTCAAAGTTCTGCTGCAACGTATCAACGCTCTTTTGCGCCGGAAGGATAAGGGCAATGCCGATCGTGAGATTCTAGTCAGTCAGGGAATCATGATCGATCGAGTCCGTCACCGTGCCACTGCAGGTGGTATCGCACTTGATCTGACACCAAGCGAGTTCGGGCTACTCTCCGCTCTCATTCGTCAGCCTGGGAGAGCGTTCTCTCGGGCCGAGCTGATCGATTCCGCCCTGGGAGATGATGCCATCGTACTAGAGCGCACGATCGATGTGCATATCCGCTCTTTGCGGAAAAAGCTTGCTGCCCACGCCGATTTGATCCAAACGGTTCGCGGCATTGGGTATCGCCTACGCGATCCGACTGATCTCGTGCTGACATGA
- a CDS encoding AraC family transcriptional regulator, which produces MSKRTRKRIPDVAVLVETDHSWGRAVVRGIADYCSKFGPWNLLTDPRDYSRRWSVPDRWRGNGIIARISTPPQLEVISEMGLPTVDVDDVFPDAPGIGHVRTNEAERAKMAVSHFQGRGLKHFAYYAPPSNEYSKECEKAFVAELHAQNLTCHVYKPGYRVTRRIDRDEQHTRVHRWLRHLPRPVAIFAVDARRGLELTEVCNLEGIPVPDEVAILAADTDDLICELSTPPLSSISVASQRIGYEAAAMLHVMMQGEAPPPKPRLISPTCVIGMQSTDVLAIDDVMIIKAMRYIQTHVFQGIVVADVLREVPVSRRFLEMQFKKYFGRLPAEEIRRLRLERGKELLSQSDLSVEAIANACGYAGTTQFGVAFRKQFGQMPLAFRKKLRGK; this is translated from the coding sequence ATGTCTAAGAGAACAAGAAAACGGATCCCTGACGTTGCCGTCCTAGTTGAGACGGATCACAGCTGGGGGAGAGCTGTTGTACGCGGAATCGCGGACTATTGCAGCAAGTTCGGCCCTTGGAATCTTCTCACGGACCCCCGAGACTACAGCCGCCGCTGGTCAGTACCTGATCGTTGGCGAGGCAACGGCATCATAGCGCGGATTAGTACTCCGCCACAACTCGAAGTGATCTCTGAGATGGGGCTTCCGACGGTAGACGTTGATGATGTATTTCCCGATGCACCGGGAATAGGCCATGTCCGCACGAACGAGGCCGAGAGGGCTAAGATGGCGGTCAGCCATTTTCAAGGACGTGGGCTAAAACACTTTGCCTACTACGCTCCGCCGAGTAATGAGTACTCCAAAGAGTGTGAGAAGGCATTCGTTGCGGAATTGCATGCCCAGAATCTCACCTGCCATGTTTATAAGCCTGGCTATCGAGTAACTCGCCGCATTGATCGCGATGAACAGCATACGAGGGTACATCGATGGCTTCGTCACCTTCCGCGGCCGGTGGCAATATTTGCCGTCGATGCGCGTCGTGGCCTGGAACTTACAGAGGTTTGTAACCTTGAAGGAATTCCCGTTCCAGACGAGGTAGCCATCTTGGCAGCCGATACAGATGACCTCATATGCGAGCTAAGTACTCCACCCTTGTCGAGTATCTCGGTAGCGAGTCAAAGAATTGGCTACGAAGCTGCCGCCATGTTGCACGTCATGATGCAGGGCGAGGCTCCTCCTCCCAAGCCACGATTGATTTCGCCCACATGCGTGATAGGCATGCAATCAACCGATGTATTGGCAATAGACGACGTGATGATCATCAAGGCGATGCGATATATCCAGACTCACGTCTTCCAGGGGATCGTGGTAGCCGATGTGTTGAGAGAAGTACCTGTTTCGCGGCGATTCTTGGAGATGCAGTTCAAAAAGTATTTTGGTCGTTTGCCTGCAGAAGAGATTCGCCGGCTTCGACTCGAGCGTGGGAAAGAGTTGCTATCGCAATCAGATCTTTCGGTCGAAGCCATAGCAAACGCATGTGGATACGCGGGAACAACCCAATTTGGAGTGGCCTTTCGCAAACAATTTGGACAGATGCCACTTGCGTTTCGTAAGAAGTTGCGGGGCAAGTAA
- a CDS encoding sodium:solute symporter family transporter — MPFATAHTIDAVVIGIYLLVSFGLGAFASRILHTGGGEEGYYLAGRRIPGWVNGISYAVTAMNADVAPLYCGLTAVIGLPIAWYYLSRFTFAWMLVALLFAVRWRSMGIRTGPEFYSIRFGGHGAKFVRVYSALFAIAINMIPWLGAGLLGTHKILSPVFGIESKVTTLTLVLPLLIAYVWISGFAGVVFTDVLQSGVIVLASVILLATVLVDHGGPVGLAEELVTAHPAEHEQIMSVFPVPGHAVLGPLVVLAWFIVPTIGRGGSVDLDGQRLFSARSSREAAKVPIWAAGALYLMLLLLTLPVLGLLASRPELYHASPSVREETYGMLLDEHLPVGVLGIALAALLASVMSTIDSHMNYGAQTFVNDVLRQILPESKWLDPDSSTCVWVGRLAMLGILACGVSVMLAAESLFRIAIIIAGMFASSAAFFWAQWWWWRVNFYSWIAAMVSGPLVYFGLGWLLPHNEWWAAQIAVSPANADTMAMLQAVISIGLTTVVWFNVALFTSPESEATLCNFYHRARPLGWWGPIRKKVLAEEGNLNPVPRLLLSGTLIAIVGTLWVASAVLGISQIVVGQYTQALILGLISLAGAALFLPLFRWHIQRMEDSQIAPHV; from the coding sequence ATGCCATTCGCAACAGCACATACGATCGATGCAGTGGTTATCGGCATCTATCTGCTCGTGAGTTTTGGTCTGGGAGCTTTTGCCAGCCGCATTCTCCATACTGGCGGTGGCGAGGAAGGTTATTACCTGGCGGGGCGGAGAATTCCTGGTTGGGTCAATGGCATCTCCTATGCAGTCACGGCCATGAATGCCGATGTCGCTCCTCTCTATTGTGGTTTGACTGCCGTGATCGGACTTCCGATCGCATGGTACTACTTATCGCGATTCACTTTCGCTTGGATGCTCGTGGCACTCCTCTTTGCCGTCCGCTGGCGATCCATGGGAATTCGCACTGGCCCCGAATTCTATTCGATTCGTTTCGGAGGGCATGGAGCGAAATTTGTACGAGTGTACTCGGCTCTGTTTGCGATTGCCATCAATATGATCCCTTGGCTAGGTGCAGGGCTTTTGGGAACACATAAAATATTGAGCCCCGTATTTGGCATTGAGAGCAAAGTGACAACACTTACTCTCGTCTTGCCCCTACTAATCGCCTATGTGTGGATCTCTGGTTTTGCCGGAGTTGTCTTTACGGACGTGTTGCAATCCGGTGTGATCGTATTAGCAAGCGTGATCCTCTTGGCAACGGTATTAGTCGATCATGGTGGACCGGTTGGTCTGGCCGAGGAATTGGTCACTGCGCACCCTGCAGAACACGAACAAATTATGTCCGTCTTTCCCGTGCCGGGGCATGCCGTACTGGGACCACTAGTCGTGTTGGCTTGGTTCATTGTGCCGACGATTGGACGCGGTGGAAGTGTGGACCTCGATGGTCAGCGACTCTTCTCCGCCCGTTCATCGCGCGAGGCAGCAAAAGTGCCAATCTGGGCAGCTGGGGCTTTGTACTTGATGTTGCTACTGCTGACGCTGCCCGTACTTGGGCTGTTAGCCAGTCGGCCTGAACTTTATCACGCCTCTCCAAGTGTACGCGAAGAAACTTACGGAATGCTCTTGGACGAACATCTCCCCGTAGGAGTATTGGGTATCGCATTGGCCGCTTTACTGGCAAGTGTGATGTCGACGATTGACAGTCATATGAACTATGGTGCCCAAACATTCGTCAATGACGTCTTGCGCCAGATTCTTCCTGAATCCAAATGGTTGGATCCCGACTCCAGCACGTGCGTTTGGGTTGGTCGGCTGGCCATGCTCGGTATTTTGGCTTGTGGAGTGAGCGTCATGCTGGCCGCGGAATCACTGTTTCGAATCGCTATTATTATCGCGGGAATGTTTGCCTCCAGCGCAGCCTTTTTTTGGGCTCAATGGTGGTGGTGGCGAGTGAACTTCTATTCTTGGATAGCGGCCATGGTCTCTGGGCCTCTGGTCTATTTCGGGCTGGGTTGGTTGCTGCCGCACAACGAGTGGTGGGCAGCCCAGATCGCAGTCAGCCCTGCCAATGCTGATACTATGGCAATGCTACAAGCCGTCATCTCGATTGGACTGACGACTGTTGTCTGGTTCAATGTCGCTCTTTTTACATCTCCTGAAAGTGAAGCAACCCTCTGCAACTTTTATCATCGCGCTCGTCCCTTAGGATGGTGGGGACCGATCCGTAAGAAAGTCTTGGCGGAAGAGGGAAATCTGAATCCTGTGCCACGCTTGCTCTTGTCGGGGACATTGATCGCTATAGTAGGTACTTTATGGGTCGCCTCGGCAGTGCTTGGCATTTCACAGATTGTCGTGGGCCAATATACCCAAGCCCTCATTTTAGGCCTGATCTCCCTAGCAGGAGCGGCCCTCTTTCTACCACTATTCCGTTGGCACATTCAAAGAATGGAGGATTCCCAAATCGCTCCTCATGTTTGA
- a CDS encoding FAD-dependent oxidoreductase → MKLHPSFYQRFSLAPVCLSVFLACLVGNLLPTDSTLCAETIELDNYDVVIAGGSTAAFAAAIASSNCGAKTALLEPTDWVGGQLTSSGVPAVDEAWHTLRDSKSQQPLLNVAQIARDPRNMTPSFLKSLEQLQDCGDCWVSRFCFRPSIYLKQQLLPLQKESGDNLTVFLDTVVKRIEVDEDSGKIQSLTAIRRIPSPDLEAKGYDRLPSQDISDWYSQEPSDRFSKDVLFFGSHTDRAPIFIDATEWGELLALSGAKYLVGAEHVEGETSSNDVCGQATVYCFVQELHSTPQEQPTCEKDLSTFGFADYAEKENAWDLIWTYRRIHGKDKPSPGDLCLQNWGYSGRRKEGGNDYPFGFLFKSIADTTAELADWRGGIDLGVLSAAEHRAFGWHEWFRQNAPAPIEPDQITLNGAELGTDHGLAKLPYIRDTRRSIGLDGFILKFDDLSGPASQVTGTKFTDRIALGAYAADIHPLVSCTYPAHTKAAHDTLPFYLPFRALTHYRFDNLLVAGKTMAQSFLANSATRLHPIEWSTGTAAGVAAAYMAETGKNSRQALEQIHEVQRRVKEFTPIDWTIPTK, encoded by the coding sequence ATGAAACTGCATCCCTCATTCTATCAAAGATTCTCTCTCGCTCCAGTCTGCTTGTCCGTATTCTTGGCGTGCCTTGTCGGTAACTTACTTCCCACTGACTCTACATTATGTGCTGAGACCATCGAACTCGATAATTACGACGTTGTGATCGCAGGGGGATCGACGGCCGCCTTCGCAGCAGCAATTGCCTCTTCTAATTGTGGTGCAAAAACGGCGCTACTAGAACCAACCGATTGGGTGGGAGGACAACTCACCTCCAGTGGGGTTCCTGCCGTAGATGAAGCTTGGCACACTCTCCGCGATTCGAAATCACAACAACCGCTTCTGAATGTAGCCCAAATCGCCCGCGACCCCCGCAACATGACGCCGAGTTTTCTCAAGTCGCTAGAACAACTCCAAGATTGCGGCGACTGCTGGGTGAGCCGTTTCTGCTTCCGTCCAAGCATTTATCTCAAGCAACAATTACTACCACTTCAGAAGGAATCGGGCGATAATCTGACCGTGTTTCTCGATACGGTGGTCAAACGGATCGAAGTGGATGAAGACTCTGGAAAGATCCAGTCTCTCACTGCCATTCGTAGAATTCCCTCCCCAGATCTGGAAGCCAAGGGATATGATCGGCTACCCTCACAAGACATCTCCGACTGGTATTCACAGGAACCAAGCGATCGATTTTCGAAGGACGTGCTCTTTTTTGGATCGCACACAGATCGTGCACCTATTTTCATTGACGCAACCGAATGGGGCGAACTGCTGGCTTTGTCTGGCGCCAAATACTTGGTGGGGGCTGAACACGTGGAAGGCGAAACCAGCAGCAACGACGTTTGCGGCCAGGCCACGGTGTATTGTTTTGTTCAAGAGCTGCATTCAACTCCACAGGAACAACCCACTTGCGAAAAAGATCTCTCTACTTTTGGCTTTGCCGATTATGCAGAGAAAGAGAATGCCTGGGACCTTATTTGGACCTATCGTCGAATCCATGGTAAAGACAAGCCCTCACCCGGTGATCTGTGCCTGCAAAACTGGGGTTATTCCGGCCGACGCAAGGAGGGTGGCAATGACTATCCTTTCGGGTTTCTTTTCAAGTCGATTGCCGACACAACAGCGGAACTCGCCGATTGGCGGGGTGGAATCGATCTAGGAGTCTTGTCTGCAGCCGAACATCGTGCGTTTGGCTGGCATGAGTGGTTCCGTCAAAACGCTCCAGCTCCGATTGAGCCAGATCAGATTACTCTGAATGGTGCCGAATTGGGAACCGACCACGGTTTGGCCAAACTCCCTTATATTCGCGATACCCGACGTTCCATCGGACTGGATGGTTTCATTCTCAAGTTCGACGACCTCTCTGGACCAGCGAGTCAGGTTACTGGCACCAAGTTCACAGACAGAATTGCCCTCGGTGCCTACGCGGCTGATATTCATCCGTTAGTCTCCTGTACTTATCCGGCACACACCAAGGCTGCACACGATACCCTCCCCTTCTATCTACCCTTTCGAGCTTTGACTCACTACCGCTTTGACAATTTGTTGGTTGCGGGCAAGACGATGGCCCAAAGCTTTCTCGCAAACTCGGCAACTCGCTTGCACCCCATCGAATGGTCTACCGGCACTGCTGCGGGAGTCGCAGCAGCCTATATGGCAGAGACAGGAAAGAATTCAAGACAGGCTCTGGAACAAATCCATGAAGTGCAACGAAGAGTCAAAGAGTTTACCCCCATCGACTGGACTATTCCCACCAAGTAA
- a CDS encoding anhydro-N-acetylmuramic acid kinase produces the protein MPRSTLIRSVGLTSSTSGDGVEAALIDTDGRDEIIPLGGLFLPYDSEFRWQILEATQSDLPLTDFLRLESRLTQHHISAFELLKDKYSDEMVKAEVLGFQGHTLRHIPSKGLTLQIGNAWQLTESTKLPVVSDFQRHDMAIGGQGGPLVAMFHWALMAQEPRPALMLNLDSVASVTWLSKKNDIIAGDTGPGVGLLNEWVQEMAELPHDLEGRVAIEGKAVARVVRQALKSKFFSRNLPKSADRYEFDHIDLAGLSVPDGAATLCAITVEAFACAVKQLPDLPDLLWVTGPGSQHPVINKLLSKHFSAVKNVSERGLDPHTMAAECFAWLAVRHTKGLPITTPETTGCRSADCAGWMTLPTKE, from the coding sequence GTGCCTCGTTCCACGCTTATTCGTTCTGTTGGTTTGACGAGCTCGACTTCGGGCGATGGGGTAGAAGCTGCGCTCATAGATACCGATGGTAGAGACGAGATAATTCCCCTCGGAGGATTGTTTCTGCCCTACGACAGCGAATTTCGCTGGCAAATCCTTGAGGCGACCCAGAGCGATCTTCCCCTGACAGATTTTTTGCGACTCGAAAGCAGGCTCACTCAGCACCATATAAGTGCCTTCGAGTTGCTTAAGGACAAATATTCTGACGAAATGGTAAAGGCAGAGGTTCTTGGCTTCCAAGGGCACACCCTCCGCCACATTCCTAGCAAAGGATTGACCCTACAAATTGGTAATGCCTGGCAACTCACCGAATCAACAAAGCTCCCTGTCGTGAGCGACTTCCAGCGTCATGACATGGCGATTGGCGGCCAAGGAGGACCTCTGGTTGCCATGTTCCATTGGGCCCTCATGGCCCAGGAGCCCCGACCAGCCTTGATGCTCAATCTCGATTCCGTGGCAAGTGTAACCTGGCTGAGCAAGAAAAACGATATAATCGCTGGCGATACAGGCCCGGGAGTGGGACTACTAAATGAGTGGGTCCAAGAAATGGCCGAGTTGCCCCATGATCTGGAAGGTCGGGTGGCTATCGAAGGCAAAGCTGTTGCTCGCGTGGTTCGGCAAGCGTTGAAATCAAAGTTTTTCTCTCGTAACTTGCCCAAGTCTGCCGATCGCTATGAGTTTGATCATATCGATCTTGCTGGACTGAGTGTCCCCGATGGTGCGGCCACGCTTTGTGCCATAACAGTTGAAGCCTTCGCGTGCGCGGTCAAGCAGCTTCCCGACTTACCCGATCTGCTGTGGGTTACCGGTCCAGGGAGCCAACACCCTGTTATCAACAAGCTGCTCTCGAAGCACTTCTCGGCAGTTAAGAATGTAAGCGAGCGTGGCCTGGATCCGCACACGATGGCCGCAGAATGTTTCGCTTGGCTCGCAGTGCGACACACAAAAGGCTTGCCCATCACGACCCCAGAAACAACCGGTTGTCGCAGCGCAGATTGCGCTGGCTGGATGACTTTGCCCACAAAAGAATAG
- a CDS encoding Gfo/Idh/MocA family oxidoreductase, whose product MTYKRIGFVDYDLDNFHARVYLEALRGPLASRGYTVEGATALLAEPSGKWASAHDLRYFDSVEQLANEVDYFAILAPSNPELHWELCQQVFPHQKPTFVDKTFAPDEKTAQQIFRLADQYGVPVQTTSALRNTNIQLRVQGLASPVQSMFVTAGGSSFAEYGIHPMELAVSTMGPDIVALMRIGNLNHPQYVLKFSDNRTVIIDFNEAADIPFSVFLITDEGTEHVVVDTDTLFVDAASAILDFFDAGSALIDRRETMVIRRILDLAMSDQVMSRFALIASDTAKRDLLPAPHWKQSELVKVRER is encoded by the coding sequence ATGACATACAAACGCATCGGTTTCGTCGACTATGACCTGGATAATTTCCATGCGCGGGTTTATCTAGAAGCCTTACGAGGCCCTCTGGCAAGCCGCGGATATACTGTAGAAGGAGCCACGGCATTATTGGCTGAACCTAGTGGAAAATGGGCGTCGGCCCACGATCTACGCTATTTTGATTCTGTGGAGCAACTAGCTAACGAGGTCGATTACTTTGCCATCTTGGCCCCTTCCAATCCCGAACTTCATTGGGAACTCTGCCAACAAGTTTTTCCTCACCAGAAGCCGACATTTGTAGACAAGACATTTGCCCCTGATGAGAAAACTGCCCAACAAATCTTTCGGCTTGCGGACCAATATGGTGTACCGGTGCAAACAACTTCAGCCCTGCGAAACACGAATATCCAACTTCGTGTTCAAGGGCTTGCCTCACCGGTACAGAGCATGTTCGTTACCGCTGGAGGAAGTTCGTTTGCCGAATACGGCATTCATCCCATGGAGCTAGCAGTCAGCACCATGGGACCTGATATTGTGGCACTGATGCGAATAGGCAACCTGAATCATCCCCAGTATGTTTTGAAATTCAGTGATAATCGCACGGTAATCATCGACTTCAACGAAGCTGCCGACATTCCCTTCAGCGTGTTTCTAATAACCGATGAAGGCACTGAACATGTAGTCGTGGACACAGATACTTTGTTTGTCGACGCAGCATCCGCAATTTTGGATTTCTTTGATGCAGGGTCCGCACTGATCGATCGCCGAGAAACCATGGTGATTCGCCGGATTCTGGACTTGGCCATGTCCGATCAAGTTATGTCAAGATTTGCACTCATTGCCAGCGACACAGCGAAAAGAGATTTATTGCCGGCTCCACACTGGAAGCAGTCTGAACTAGTAAAGGTAAGAGAACGATGA
- a CDS encoding family 10 glycosylhydrolase, translating into MPKVFAVIIRLLLLCLICLLPTSYMKGANPEVRGTWLTTTGVDHVRSGFNTEATMEDLRAVGLNTTYVETWKNGYTNYPSQTLKSIIGTTDRNPTIGSSRDLVQETLIHAHRNQLEYYGWFEYGAMSQYIGGGGNPSNPLSTYMKNRGWLLKNQAGEYADGTNGGFAYMNVAVPEVRQFIINMTLEAVNRYDLDGIQFDDHMAWPINFGFDTTTINLYTSQTGNPAPTSPSNSQFSAWRQQKVTDFAAEFYKVVKTARPEIKFSISPSITSFSTTNYNADWPLWESQEIFDEFAIQMYRSSLSSFNSIVNQQVTPFKPNDLDKLVFGLRINPSPLTPYADVEAMIQRSRTEGAAGHSLWFSSGVLDFYENQLTAFYDVAGQGHAQNPNFAADHRPAPLIGTSAGGNLWDVNVIDADRYRIVAKIGSFWTEFNVAELAAGAQQLLVPGATQVELLVDRRSATSFLGDFDGDNNVDGTDFLAWQRGRGTTSGATAFDGDANADGKVDVLDLAHWQMNFGWMQNDESISQFSVPEPSSAALLTTIILIGSAQIRCRRSEFFRKILRA; encoded by the coding sequence ATGCCGAAGGTATTTGCCGTGATTATCCGTCTCCTATTACTATGTCTGATCTGCTTGCTTCCGACGTCCTACATGAAGGGAGCTAATCCTGAAGTACGCGGGACATGGCTAACCACCACAGGTGTTGACCATGTCCGGTCAGGTTTCAATACCGAAGCTACGATGGAAGATCTCCGCGCGGTTGGATTGAACACGACATATGTTGAGACGTGGAAAAACGGGTACACGAATTATCCTTCTCAGACTCTCAAGTCGATCATCGGCACAACGGACCGCAACCCAACCATCGGCTCTTCGAGAGATCTGGTTCAGGAAACGCTTATTCATGCTCATCGCAATCAGTTGGAGTATTACGGCTGGTTTGAATACGGCGCGATGAGTCAATACATCGGAGGGGGAGGGAACCCCAGCAATCCACTTTCTACCTATATGAAGAACCGGGGCTGGTTACTCAAGAACCAAGCGGGGGAATATGCGGATGGCACGAATGGGGGATTCGCCTACATGAATGTTGCTGTCCCGGAAGTACGGCAGTTCATCATCAACATGACACTCGAAGCGGTCAATCGTTACGATCTGGACGGTATCCAATTCGACGATCATATGGCATGGCCGATAAACTTTGGCTTCGACACGACAACGATCAACCTCTACACCTCTCAAACCGGCAACCCGGCTCCCACGTCGCCTTCGAATTCTCAGTTCAGTGCCTGGAGGCAACAAAAGGTGACCGATTTTGCTGCTGAATTCTATAAGGTCGTAAAAACGGCCCGCCCGGAAATCAAGTTTTCCATAAGCCCATCGATTACCTCTTTCTCAACAACGAACTACAACGCAGATTGGCCTCTGTGGGAATCACAAGAAATTTTCGATGAATTCGCGATTCAAATGTATCGCTCTTCACTTTCTAGTTTCAACTCTATCGTGAACCAACAGGTCACACCATTCAAACCCAATGATCTCGATAAGCTCGTTTTCGGTTTGCGAATCAATCCCTCTCCGCTCACGCCCTATGCCGATGTGGAAGCGATGATTCAACGCAGTCGCACTGAAGGTGCCGCCGGTCACAGTCTCTGGTTTTCAAGCGGAGTCTTGGACTTCTATGAAAATCAACTAACTGCTTTCTACGACGTTGCTGGCCAAGGCCATGCCCAGAACCCCAACTTTGCTGCGGACCATCGCCCTGCCCCACTCATAGGCACCAGCGCCGGCGGGAATTTGTGGGACGTGAATGTGATCGACGCGGATCGCTATCGCATTGTTGCCAAGATTGGCAGCTTCTGGACTGAGTTCAATGTGGCGGAGCTTGCTGCCGGCGCACAGCAATTGCTCGTACCAGGTGCCACTCAAGTCGAGTTATTGGTTGATCGCCGCTCGGCAACGTCCTTCCTTGGTGACTTTGACGGCGACAACAACGTCGATGGCACCGATTTCCTTGCCTGGCAGCGCGGCCGAGGGACGACATCAGGTGCGACAGCCTTCGACGGAGATGCCAATGCCGATGGCAAAGTCGACGTACTAGACCTCGCCCACTGGCAAATGAATTTCGGCTGGATGCAAAATGATGAGTCCATAAGCCAGTTTAGTGTACCGGAACCTTCATCGGCGGCACTCCTTACAACGATTATTCTTATTGGGTCTGCACAAATCCGATGTCGCAGATCAGAATTCTTCCGAAAGATACTACGAGCATGA